The sequence below is a genomic window from Papio anubis isolate 15944 chromosome X, Panubis1.0, whole genome shotgun sequence.
gcaataaaaaatattagatacTCTTTGCCAAAACTTGATaccaggccaggcgtgatggctcacacctgtaatccccagcactttgggaggcccaggcgggtggatcacctgaggcaaggagttcgagaccagcctggccaacatagtgaaaccccatctctactgaaaaaaaaaatacgccgggcgtggtggctcacgcctgtaatcccagcactttgggaggccgaggcgggcggatcacaaggtcaggagatcgagaccacggtgaaaccccgtctctactaaaaatacaaaaaattagccgggcgtggttgtgggcgcctgtagtcccagctactcgggaggctgaggcaggagaatggcgtgaacccgggaggcggagcttgcagtgagccgagatcgcgccactgcactccagcctgggcgacagagcgagactccgtctcaaaaaaaaaagaaaaaaaaagaaaaaaaatacaaaaattagccgggcatggtgacatgtgcctataatcccagctactcaggaggctgaggcaggagaatcgcttgaacctgggaggcagaggttgcagtgagctgagaccatgccactgtactccagcctgggcaatagagcgagattctgtctcccaaaaaaacaaaaaacagcaacaaaacttACTACCATCCAGGgatttttttgctatttaaaagGTGAATTTCTTTTCTGGTCCTAAACTGTAACTGCTTAACTTAGTAAAGGCTGTGTTTGGCCAGGCCTGTGCCAGAGGCTTACCTGTAGTGCTCCACCCACTGGCAGGCAAGTCCTATTCCTATTCACCCAGGATGCCCAAGGCTGGGCTGGGATATAAATGCTGGGATaggaaagaaatatttcctttttagagGAAAGCAAGAAGAAACATTGCCTGAAAGGCGATTTTTCTAGTCGTTTCCAATTAGTACAGAAATGTTACTGCctctgggtacagtggctcacgcctgtaatcccagcattggtgggcggatcacttgagcccaggagtgtagTACCAACCTGGGCAAgttggcaagaccccatctctacaaaaaagttaaaaattacctgggcatggtggcacacacctttagtctcagctactcaggtggctgaggtgggaggatcccttgagcccaggtggtcaaggctgtggtgagctatgatcatgccattgcactccagcctgggtaacagaacaagaccctgtctcaaaaaaaccccaaaaaactgttACTACTAGGTTGGAGTAGCCTAAGGCAGTAGGGCAAGGAGGtgggcccaggctggtctgtggGGAGCTGGAGAATGGTGACTTGAGTGACCAGTAGACTGACAGGACCCAGGCCAGCATCACAAGCAGGGATGTCAGGCAGGAGCAGGGGAGCTTCTCGCTTGGCAGCTGGTTTATGGTACACATTTGAAAAGTAAGCTCCTGGGGCCTGGCCTCACATGCTCAGTGAACATTTGACTGAAGGGCCCCTCTTAGCTTGGGAGTATTCCCAGGCCTAAATGTTAGTTATGCTGTTAACTAAGCCTGGTCCttcattacaaaatttaaaaatgaaattgcatCATTCTTGTGGAAATTCAAagacaaacattttctttcaacaAATTCACACATTCGTTCATGCTTTTTCTATACCTTTTACCCCTAAAGTCATCCACTCCTGACTTCCTCCTGCTGGTTTCCCAAACTGCGCAATGACTGCCCCATCGTAGGCAGTGGTCTGCGGAGTCGGCCTCACTTTCACCTTTCCCCGCATCTACTTGTTTCCAAGGCCAGCGGTACTTAACTGGGTCAAGTTGCCTGTGGACCTTCAGGAACAGAATTGCCATGTTCCTCGCTGCCTGCAGGAAAGGCTCCATTCCAAGCCCAGTGAAGATGTGTGCCTATCCAGCCGCCTACCAAGGATGTCATCTGTAGAATGGGTGGAGGGCAGGGGTTTATTTGGtgtacatttttatgttaaaatgcaCTTAATATCACTCTGGAAAGCCCAGATGAGTGCAGATGTGCCTGTAACTTCCTCCTTTAATCTGTCCAGGTAGTATTTAATCTTTagtcttacattttctttctcccttcatttcatgGAATTCCTTGAGAAAACTTCAacagtaaagaaagaaatttcattcATCTCACAACTCTTCCAAATGAAGAAACTTAGCGAAATATTTCCGAGCTTCTAGATGTGCAATACAAAACTTGGGATCAAATGGAATCTTGATTCATTAACCAATTTAAGATCTGACTTCTGATTTTAGGAACTTTGGGTTATGAACGCTTCCATTTTATACCTGTGTCTAGTTAGTTTGCCCACAAGCTTTTATCAAGGGTCCACCATGTGCCAGCCCCTGAAGTAGATATAAATACAAGGATGTGTAAGGTATGGATGATGGTATACGAGCTGTCATCTTACTGGATTTGTCCGCTCTGATAAAGATACGGTTCCgaaaactttttaaaaccccAGAGAGGACTTTAAGGCAATGTAGCATCATCTATAGAGACATCAACCTGTTGATATCTTTCTATTTAACGGAACTGTGCACCTGGGCACAAGGGTGTGCACAACAGGATGTGTACAGCAGCACTGTTAAAGTGTAGCGCATTATACTACAGAATCTTATGCAACTGTTGGAAAGAATGAAGCGACGCCGCACTGTGGTCATGCAGTGGTCTCAGACATactaactagaaaagcaaaaggcTTAACAATGCATAGCAGTCgcgcgcggtgcctcacgcctgtaatcctagcactttgggaggctgagtggggcggatcacctgaggtcaagagtttgagaccaacctggccaacatggtgaaaccctgtctctactaaaaacacaaaaaaggcgggcacggtggcacgtgcctgtaatcccagctattccgcaggctgaggcaggagaatcgcttgaactggggaggtggaggttgcagtgagccgagatcacaccactgcactccagcctgggtgacagagggagactccgtctctaaaaaacaaccaaaaaaacaaacacaagaaaacaatGCATAGCAAGCTATAATGTTGTTTGTGTTTTAGAATAGTAGAGGTCTGGAAAGTTGTTTGCttttccccagtttttttttttgctgtgttacCTCTGTAGGAAATTGAGGTAGAGGGGAGAGTTAGAAGGAATATTTGGCTTTTCTGTTTTATATCCTCCTGGGTGAAATTTTTATAACAAACATGTACTGGtgtattttgaatgtttttaaaattttatatttcagaataataaaatataaattcaaactgCAAGCTGGCTGTGTCGCATTTCCTGGGCTATGTTGTAGCCTCCATTCCTCCATTTTgtagctccacctccagggtcaCCTGCAAATTGTCAGGGCAGTGGGAAGAAGCCCAGCACATGGATCACTTTCTGCATAGGGCTGTCTGTTTCATTGTGAAGCGCCTTGTCTTCTTCGTCCAGCAATATGATTTGTTGTCAGCCTCTCCCTGGGACACAATATGTGGTTCATAGTTTTGAaagaattagaggaaaaaaatggtattaGCATTATAGTTGCAAAGATAAAGCAGTTCTTTGGATTTATCCTGTTCTTCACCAGGGAGCTCAGAGTACCTAAGGAGGAAGACATTACATATTCAACTCAGAGTAAAACACCTGATTCTGAGAAATGACTAAAGTGCGTTGgtgacaaaaactggaaaactaGCTCTGCCAATTCAAAAAATGTTACTGGCTTTATAAAGTTGTGGAGATCTGTAGACAGTTTAAATTGCCAAGGTTAGAAAGGATTACGTTTGAGAGTTTGGGAAGATTATGAAATGATTGTTACCCTAATGATTTAAAAggttcatttttattaaagtatgaATTACCTATTTGGCTTTAAACACTAATATCCTAGACAACAAAGGGTTAGCTCACTTAGTTGGGTGGGCATATTGTGAATTAGATGCCTTAAGTGGAACATTGCATTATTGTGGAAGTGTTGCAATCTTTTGGACATTTCCTTGAATTGTTTTGACCTCTAAATTGTAAGTATAGAGTAATAGGAAATTAGCAGCAGAGATTACCTCCTTTTCCCTCACGAGGTTAATTAGAAACCTACCTGCTCTGAAATGTCTTCAACAGACAGTGGCCTTTCATTGAAATAGACTCAAATTACAAAATGCATATTGTAAGACaacctaaaaatatattaatttctacTTATGAAATTGTTAGTGAAGTGGATATAAAGTTATTCATTTCATAACTTTAAGAACTGGTTTTTAATACTGCATTGTAGTCTGAATTATCTAAAACATTAAGACCCACTGTTATCTTCCAGAGATTTCTGCTTCTCAAACCCATGCTCTCTATGTGCATGTTAGCAATGACCACAAAACCGTAAACTGAGCATTTTGTGACCTCTCTTTGGGAAGGTAGGCAACAAATTTACATGCTTTACTTTCCTACTGACTACCAGAAAGGCATGAGAATTATTTTAGCACCACGTGTGGTAGCCAGCATCCAGGATGGCCCCTAACAATGCCTGCTTCCCATCCTCATATTGTCCTCCCATAGTGTACCAGAGTTGTTTTGTGTGAACACAGCAGAAGTGATGGTATGTAACTTCTAAGATGAAGCTGTAAAAGGCTAGAACCTCCATCTTGGGCTGTCTCTTGGAACACCACTCTGGGGGAAGCCACGTCACAAGCAGCCGTATGGCGAGGCCCAGATGACAAGGAACTGAAGCCTCCTGCAAACAACTATGAATGAGCTTGAAAGTGGATCTTCCAGCTCCAGTCAAATCTTCAgagactgcagccccagctgacagCTGAGAATCCCTGAGCCAGAAGTCCCCCGCTAAATcactcccagattcctgacctTCAGAAATTAAGTGAGGTAACTGTTTTAAACTAAGTGTTGGGGGTGATTACATGGCCATAGATAATTCACTACTTCCCCATAGTTCGtttcccacccaccccccacccccgtccCCACATGCAGAATTTCGTGAAACACAGAGACTGCCCACAAAGAGGACTACTGCTTTAATGCCAGAGAAGATAAAGGGGAATCTTCTAGAATTCCACAAATGTGCCCGTTTTGTCCAAGAACTGATGTCTTCAGAATCTTTGATAgtgcttttaaatttctttgcatTTGAAAACTCTATCTAAAGCAGGGTCGAATACTTCTAAACACCTACTTTGGGGTTCACCAGTAAACACTCTGGAACTTTCCGCATCCttcagaggcaggggcagggaaaATTTTTGGGTCAAATCGTAGAGGGCAGCCTCTCCTATGTAGGTAATAGCCTTAGCCTACTGCCCCACTACCCCACCCTTCTCGTTTCCCTTTTCTCGGCTCTGTGATTTAAGAGTCCGTAGGAGCCCCCCAAGATTCCTAGGGGAATACTCCGAGCTGCCGCTGTTGACCACTGACCCCTCACCCCCAGCTCTAGCTAGCATTCGACAGAGTGATAGGTAACCAGTTCTGCAAACTGCCATTTCCCCCGTTTTTAAGgataagaaaaggaggaaagaatgatTTTGTCCTTTTACCTATTTACCTAGAATCCCAGGGTTGATGGCAATTGTCCCCAGAATTGTTTATCCTGTCTCCATGGCTAATTCTATAATTGCTCTCCGTCACCAAGAGATCCTAGGTTCTCTTGAGGACTCCTTAAGGCTACACTGTACCTCACGACATTCATTTAAAACCCACTTCGAAACATTTCCCTCAGTAGAAAGAGCCCCCAGACTTTTTTTGACGTACAGATTTGTGACTGCACCAAGTTGTGAGTCATGTGTGATACTAAGCAACCCTGTTTGCCCTGGACATccaaaacaagtaacaaaaataTGTTCCCAAGAGagctttaagaaaaaacaaaaaagctgtgAAGTGCTTTACATTCAAAGTCTTCCTCCCCCATATTAAACTATCTTGAGTTGCAGGTCCTGTGAAGAGAAAGACCAGCTAATCCATCCTCCCCTTCTAAAAAACATTTCCAGTTTACAAAAGAGGCAACACTCAACTTCAGTTCAATgttactttgtatttctttattaatcaaaCTGCAGGTTTAAGTCAGATTCGCACTGTTTTAGAGTCAAAACCGAGGTCTTCATTGGCCTTTTTTCAGGAGGAATGACAGTTCAGTGCTTGTGACCTGCAGAGATGAGATCAGGCCCTCTCAGTTCTTAAGAAGCTTGTTTCGGGGGCTGGGAACCCCGGCTGGTGGCGGCCGCGACGGCGGAGTGTCGCGGGCTTTAGCCTCGGTGCCGCCGCCGTAGTAGAGTAGGTAGCGACTGGCCTGCACACTCTGCGCCATCACGTTGGTACAGTGGCACGTCATCAGCAGCAGGTTTCGAGGCTGTACGCTGTAGGCGAAGCGCATGAAGATCGCCGAGTACAAGATGAACGCTGTCGTCATGCGGCCACTGATGATCTCCAGCGACGccttcatgtctttatttttattttattttatttatgtatttatttttttgagacggagtttcactcttgttgcccaggctggagtgcaatggcacgatctcggctcaccgcaacctctgcctcccaggttcaagcaattctgcctcagcctccctagtagctgggattataggcatgtgccaccaggcccagctaattttgtatttttagtagagacggggtttctccatgttggtcaggctggtctccaactcccgacctcaggtgatccacccgcctcggcctcccaaagtgctgggattacaggcgtgagccactgcgcccggcctgccttcATGTCTTTAAAGGAAGCCAGCGGAAGGCCCCAGTCGAACACAGGACCCCAGAAGTGAGTGCTGCTCACGTATCCCCGGAACTCCTTGCTCTGGAAGTGATCTCTCATCGTTCACCACGGTACCGCCACCCTCGCCATGATGGAATAGCCGTAGGTGTGCCTACGGACCGACAGCCAGACCACAACGAAATAGAGCGCAAAGCCCAGTATCCGCAGCTGACCCTGACTGGGCGCACGCTAGCGACCTCGAGTCTTCGCGTGGCTGCCATAAAGTGCGCCAACAGCACGTGCAGCTGTTCTGTCGGAATGAAAGGGCATGGTTTCACCCTGGCGCCTTCGCGTTGACTGCCGTAAAGTGCGCCGGACCGCACGTGCCGCTGTTCTGTTGGGGCGAAAGGGAGTGGCCTCACCCACGCGCCTCTGCCTGAATGCCGTTAAAGTGCCGCGGACAGCACGTGCTCCTGTTCTACGGGGGTGCAAGGCCGTGGCTTTGCCGTCGCACCTTCAAGTAACTGCTATAAAGTGCTCCAGACTACATGCCGCTGTTCTGTGGGGATGAAAGGGCGTAGCTTTGCCCTCGCGCCTCTGCATGACTGCTGTAAAGTGCTCCACAAGCACGTGCAGCGGTTCTGCCAGGGTGAAGGGGCCTGGCCTCATCCTCGCACGTTTGCCTGACTGCCCTAAAGTGCTCCAGACAGCACCTGCCGCTGTTCTGTGGGGGTGAAAGGGTGTGGTTTCACCCTCGGGCGGACGTGACTACTGTAAAGTGCTCTAGACAGCCTGTGCTACTGTCATATGTTCCTGTGGAGGTTAGGGGAGGGGCGCA
It includes:
- the MPC1L gene encoding LOW QUALITY PROTEIN: mitochondrial pyruvate carrier 1-like protein (The sequence of the model RefSeq protein was modified relative to this genomic sequence to represent the inferred CDS: inserted 1 base in 1 codon; substituted 1 base at 1 genomic stop codon), whose amino-acid sequence is MARVAVPWXTMRDHFQSKEFRGYVSSTHFWGPVFDWGLPLASFKDMKASLEIISGRMTTAFILYSAIFMRFAYSVQPRNLLLMTCHCTNVMAQSVQASRYLLYYGGGTEAKARDTPXVAAATSRGSQPPKQAS